One part of the Actinomyces howellii genome encodes these proteins:
- a CDS encoding glycosyltransferase: MTATTKTTTGTRDPDYPRRLLLDEAFLSAELEELAQRRSGPHPVAHDHRAGPRQEAVPGVSVVVATCRGADRLATMMRSLSRQTLPAALFEVVVVCNGPDDGSMELLDRLAGLYPELTVRAVATGEASAGGARNIGLAMARRRFVTMLDDDDELEPRFLATALDHAGEGTVVLLPIVDVSPAGRREERNHLNLRISRLAGRRLPVHEAPWALGFNACKLVETSVARRFTYDPALSSGEDVVYFAHLLTVPGLTLTVPAAAEESAYLRHLSEHSVSRGSDTFDFAVRQRLECVRRLMDIELEDDAAADRARRRLVEAQMAFTARYLQDRPELREEAMEIAADQGLTRAPLHLLNKGLARDLAFLYCFAPYSDSSAVVAAKALVERGRVTDVITATMDGVRRRDPDVRAVVERWLDELVVIETRPSFAGWGDIGAYATQALAAAEERAAVKHYERMYSRALWVGSHVAAALYKLRHWTVRWSAEFSDPMRRDAQGVPRVGPFEDDDVSRRLLAGVRARGFDHELVTSCFDLVELATFVLADELIFTNANQMEYMLADYDDPRLRRLVRGKATVRHHPVPPATAYEAVDADLVLPQGCVNIAYFGSFYPSRGIGEVLVALAGLDETRRRRVRLHVFTNQPDQVREQVAVMGMAPQVHAAPYLPYLAFLNACTRFDVLLVNDVVRDPSMSINPFLPSKYSDYLGSGRAIWGLLDEGSALSAMDLDYRARVGDVVDIRRTLERIVDDLG, from the coding sequence ATGACCGCGACGACCAAGACGACGACCGGGACGAGGGACCCGGACTACCCCCGGCGCCTCCTGCTCGACGAGGCCTTCCTGTCAGCCGAGCTCGAGGAGCTCGCTCAGCGCAGGAGCGGGCCCCATCCCGTCGCCCACGACCACCGAGCCGGCCCGCGCCAGGAGGCGGTCCCCGGGGTGTCGGTCGTCGTGGCCACCTGCCGGGGGGCCGACAGGCTGGCCACGATGATGAGGTCCCTGTCGCGTCAGACGCTGCCCGCCGCCCTCTTCGAGGTCGTCGTCGTGTGCAACGGCCCCGACGACGGCTCGATGGAGCTGCTCGACAGGCTCGCCGGGCTCTACCCCGAGCTGACGGTGCGCGCCGTCGCGACCGGTGAGGCCAGCGCCGGCGGGGCGCGCAACATCGGCCTGGCCATGGCGCGGCGGCGGTTCGTCACGATGCTCGATGACGACGACGAGCTCGAGCCGCGTTTCCTGGCCACGGCCCTCGACCACGCGGGGGAGGGAACCGTGGTCCTGCTGCCTATCGTCGACGTCTCCCCAGCGGGCCGGCGCGAGGAGCGCAACCACCTCAACCTGAGGATCTCTCGACTGGCCGGGCGCCGGCTGCCCGTCCACGAGGCTCCGTGGGCGCTGGGATTCAACGCGTGCAAGCTCGTCGAGACCAGTGTGGCCCGCCGCTTCACCTACGACCCGGCCCTGAGCAGCGGGGAGGACGTCGTCTACTTCGCCCACCTGCTCACCGTCCCGGGACTGACGCTGACCGTTCCCGCCGCCGCGGAGGAGTCCGCCTACCTGCGCCACCTGTCCGAGCACTCCGTGTCCCGGGGCTCCGACACCTTCGACTTCGCCGTGCGCCAGCGCCTGGAGTGCGTCCGCCGGCTCATGGACATCGAGCTCGAGGACGACGCGGCCGCCGACCGGGCCCGGCGCCGGCTCGTCGAGGCCCAGATGGCCTTCACCGCCCGCTACCTCCAGGACCGTCCCGAGCTCCGGGAGGAGGCCATGGAGATCGCCGCCGACCAGGGCCTGACCAGGGCGCCGCTCCACCTCCTCAACAAGGGGCTGGCACGTGACCTGGCCTTCCTGTACTGCTTCGCCCCCTACTCCGACAGCTCGGCGGTCGTGGCGGCCAAGGCGCTGGTCGAGCGCGGGCGCGTCACCGACGTCATCACCGCCACGATGGACGGGGTGCGTCGACGGGATCCCGACGTGCGCGCCGTCGTCGAGCGGTGGCTCGACGAGCTCGTCGTCATCGAGACCCGTCCCTCCTTCGCCGGGTGGGGCGACATCGGCGCCTACGCCACCCAGGCGCTGGCCGCCGCCGAGGAGCGGGCTGCGGTCAAGCACTACGAGCGCATGTACTCCCGGGCCCTGTGGGTGGGCTCCCACGTCGCCGCGGCGCTCTACAAGCTCCGTCACTGGACGGTGCGGTGGTCGGCCGAGTTCTCCGACCCCATGCGCAGGGACGCCCAGGGCGTGCCCCGTGTCGGGCCCTTCGAGGACGACGACGTCTCCCGCAGGCTCCTGGCGGGCGTGCGCGCACGGGGCTTCGACCACGAGCTGGTGACCAGCTGCTTCGACCTGGTCGAGCTGGCGACCTTCGTCCTGGCCGACGAGCTCATCTTCACCAACGCCAACCAGATGGAGTACATGCTCGCGGACTACGACGACCCCCGCCTGCGCAGGCTCGTACGCGGCAAGGCGACCGTCCGCCACCACCCCGTGCCCCCCGCCACGGCCTACGAGGCGGTTGACGCCGACCTCGTGCTGCCCCAGGGCTGCGTCAACATCGCCTACTTCGGCTCCTTCTACCCCTCACGTGGCATCGGAGAGGTCCTCGTGGCCCTGGCCGGCCTCGACGAGACCCGCAGACGACGGGTCAGGCTCCACGTCTTCACCAACCAGCCCGACCAGGTGCGCGAGCAGGTCGCGGTCATGGGCATGGCCCCCCAGGTCCACGCCGCGCCCTACCTGCCCTACCTGGCCTTCCTCAACGCCTGCACCCGCTTCGACGTGCTGCTCGTCAACGACGTGGTGCGCGACCCGTCGATGAGCATCAACCCGTTCCTGCCCTCGAAGTACTCCGACTACCTCGGTTCGGGCAGGGCGATCTGGGGACTGCTCGACGAGGGCTCGGCCCTGTCGGCCATGGACCTGGACTACAGGGCGCGAGTGGGTGACGTCGTCGACATCCGCCGCACGCTCGAGAGGATCGTCGACGACCTCGGGTAG
- a CDS encoding glycosyltransferase family 2 protein, whose translation MRVSVVIGFRDWGAGRLELAARSVLESLAGLDGQLIVSDYGSRDPEPARAVAAGLGVAHVYTPVQGPWSRSRALNAGFALSDGDLLVSTDADMLFAPGTFPRVVRTARRHAGAALFMQCRDLPVGMDDQWLRLHRPDWADLERAARLRPRWGMGGMMAIPRAGFEALRGFDERFHTYGERISTSRCAPDGPATGPCGSTTPRRGCTTCGTPRPRPRRTAPPGAGRRSRPTAGSSRRTPPG comes from the coding sequence ATGAGGGTCTCGGTGGTCATCGGGTTCCGCGACTGGGGCGCGGGGCGCCTCGAGCTGGCGGCCAGGAGCGTCCTGGAGTCGCTGGCGGGTCTGGACGGTCAGCTCATCGTCTCCGACTACGGCTCCCGCGACCCCGAGCCCGCCAGGGCGGTGGCCGCCGGACTGGGCGTGGCTCACGTGTACACCCCGGTCCAGGGTCCCTGGTCGCGCTCGCGTGCCCTCAACGCCGGCTTCGCCCTGAGCGACGGCGACCTGCTCGTGTCGACCGACGCCGACATGCTATTCGCCCCCGGAACCTTCCCGCGCGTCGTGCGCACCGCCCGCAGGCACGCCGGTGCGGCCCTGTTCATGCAGTGCCGGGACCTGCCTGTGGGCATGGACGACCAGTGGCTGCGCCTCCACCGGCCCGACTGGGCCGACCTGGAGCGGGCGGCCCGTCTGCGCCCCCGCTGGGGCATGGGGGGCATGATGGCCATCCCCCGTGCAGGCTTCGAGGCCCTGCGCGGCTTCGACGAGCGCTTCCACACCTACGGGGAGAGGATCTCGACCTCGCGCTGCGCGCCCGACGGGCCGGCTACCGGACCGTGTGGGTCGACCACCCCGAGGCGCGGATGTACCACATGTGGCACCCCTCGTCCAAGACCGCGGCGGACTGCGCCCCCGGGGGCCGGGAGGCGGTCGAGGCCAACCGCAGGATCCTCACGCAGGACCCCTCCTGGGTGA
- a CDS encoding glycosyltransferase family 2 protein, producing MWHPSSKTAADCAPGGREAVEANRRILTQDPSWVRNVVGWRHPLPDRGPLVTVAIATRDRAGLLRETLASVLLQTVEDFEVVVVDDGSQDSIRDVVESFADPRLRYARQDPAGISAARNHALDISRGRYTAVLDDDDLMHPRRLEWQLAALEGDAVGTVGAFVNFDDTTGTTSLCLGRRPVREATSGIGGAPGHGTWMIRTDVMRAVRYDETLATGVDNDFMLRLLRTGAHLVHTGKALTLRRLHPQQVSRCQTSGPSAASRRSLGFLDFRVDPRTMEAYEESLRREGAFPHVEDTSALVDSIRPYLPDGLVRRELDVDCSGVEARELELLRARLEGRGSLRSLMVDGRLVSRHLLVSGATYEDMGVLRRAGLGWEAAVVEACDDPAQVTAGRHDLGWLAEVLSCGPIGRRRWRCVVVLPGGRGEPSPQDPAVEVHELCRRVEDREERWCLWLVMEPIDVLALPGAQGAWFVVGDPAQDPTGPDQEVPA from the coding sequence ATGTGGCACCCCTCGTCCAAGACCGCGGCGGACTGCGCCCCCGGGGGCCGGGAGGCGGTCGAGGCCAACCGCAGGATCCTCACGCAGGACCCCTCCTGGGTGAGGAACGTCGTGGGATGGAGGCACCCGCTGCCCGACCGCGGCCCGCTGGTGACCGTGGCCATCGCCACCCGCGACCGCGCCGGGCTCCTGCGCGAGACGCTGGCCTCCGTTCTCCTCCAGACCGTCGAGGACTTCGAGGTCGTCGTCGTCGACGACGGCTCCCAGGACTCCATCCGCGACGTCGTCGAGTCCTTCGCCGACCCCCGCCTGCGCTACGCCCGCCAGGATCCGGCCGGGATCTCGGCCGCCCGCAACCACGCCCTGGACATCAGCCGGGGCCGGTACACGGCGGTCCTGGACGACGACGACCTCATGCACCCCCGGCGCCTGGAGTGGCAGCTCGCCGCCCTGGAGGGGGACGCGGTCGGCACGGTCGGGGCCTTCGTCAACTTCGACGACACGACCGGCACGACGAGCCTGTGCCTGGGGCGCAGACCGGTCCGCGAGGCGACCTCAGGCATCGGTGGCGCTCCCGGGCACGGCACGTGGATGATCCGCACCGACGTCATGCGGGCCGTCCGGTACGACGAGACCCTGGCGACAGGCGTCGACAACGACTTCATGCTCAGGCTCCTGCGCACCGGCGCCCACCTCGTCCACACCGGCAAGGCCCTCACCCTCAGGCGCCTGCACCCCCAGCAGGTCTCCCGCTGCCAGACCTCGGGCCCCTCGGCCGCCTCACGCAGGTCCCTGGGCTTCCTCGACTTCCGCGTCGACCCCCGGACCATGGAGGCCTACGAGGAGTCCCTGCGGCGGGAGGGGGCCTTCCCTCATGTCGAGGACACCTCCGCCCTGGTCGACAGCATCCGCCCCTACCTGCCCGACGGGCTCGTGCGCCGGGAGCTCGACGTCGACTGCTCGGGCGTGGAGGCCCGCGAGCTCGAGCTCCTGCGTGCCCGCCTGGAGGGGCGTGGCTCGCTGCGCAGCCTCATGGTCGACGGCAGGCTCGTCAGCCGTCACCTCCTCGTGTCCGGTGCCACCTACGAGGACATGGGCGTGCTGCGCCGCGCGGGACTGGGGTGGGAGGCGGCCGTGGTCGAGGCCTGCGACGACCCAGCCCAGGTGACCGCGGGCCGACACGACCTCGGGTGGCTGGCCGAGGTGCTGTCCTGCGGCCCGATCGGGCGGCGCCGGTGGCGGTGCGTCGTCGTGCTGCCCGGCGGGCGGGGCGAGCCGTCCCCGCAGGACCCGGCCGTCGAGGTCCACGAGCTGTGCCGTCGCGTGGAGGACCGCGAGGAGCGGTGGTGCCTGTGGCTCGTCATGGAGCCGATCGACGTCCTCGCGCTCCCCGGGGCGCAGGGAGCCTGGTTCGTGGTCGGCGACCCGGCTCAGGACCCCACGGGACCCGACCAGGAGGTACCGGCATGA
- a CDS encoding ABC transporter ATP-binding protein yields the protein MAGSAEPAAPPLPRGAEPQEPVTVLVEDLEVRYRPPSTDAEALGAMGPARRAAYRALGRWPRVEVRALDGVSLRAHAGESIGVLGANGSGKSTLLRSVAGLEPPTSGTVLARSQPVLLGVNAALVPALSGERNVILGCLAMGMTRSQARDALEGVVELSGIGQAIHRPMRTYSSGMASRLRFAISAAARPDILLIDEALGTGDAAFKERSEAVIAQMLAAAGTVFLVSHAAQTVEETCTRAIWLMRGRVVADGPAPEVAADYRRWSWAVSQDQPERAESVLTEARLRWRPDREARAPETARSPKEAG from the coding sequence ATGGCCGGGAGCGCTGAGCCCGCCGCCCCGCCCCTGCCCCGGGGCGCCGAGCCGCAGGAGCCGGTGACGGTCCTCGTCGAGGACCTGGAGGTGCGCTACCGTCCGCCCTCGACCGACGCCGAGGCGCTCGGGGCGATGGGTCCGGCGCGCCGGGCCGCCTACCGCGCCCTGGGACGCTGGCCGAGGGTGGAGGTCCGCGCCCTGGACGGGGTGAGCCTGCGTGCCCACGCCGGGGAGTCGATCGGCGTCCTGGGTGCCAACGGGTCGGGAAAGTCGACGCTGCTGCGCTCGGTGGCCGGGCTCGAGCCGCCCACCTCGGGCACCGTGCTGGCCCGCTCCCAGCCGGTGCTCCTGGGGGTCAACGCCGCGCTCGTGCCCGCGCTGTCGGGTGAGCGCAACGTGATCCTGGGCTGCCTGGCCATGGGGATGACCCGCTCACAGGCCCGGGACGCCCTCGAGGGGGTCGTCGAGCTGTCCGGGATCGGGCAGGCCATCCACCGTCCGATGCGGACCTACTCCTCGGGCATGGCCTCGCGGCTGCGCTTCGCGATCTCGGCCGCCGCCAGGCCCGACATCCTTCTCATCGACGAGGCCCTGGGCACGGGCGACGCGGCCTTCAAGGAGCGCAGCGAGGCCGTCATCGCCCAGATGCTCGCCGCCGCCGGGACGGTGTTCCTCGTGTCCCACGCGGCCCAGACGGTCGAGGAGACCTGCACCCGGGCGATCTGGCTCATGCGGGGCCGGGTCGTCGCCGACGGGCCCGCCCCCGAGGTGGCCGCCGACTACCGGCGCTGGTCGTGGGCGGTGTCCCAGGACCAGCCCGAGCGCGCCGAGTCGGTGCTCACCGAGGCGCGGCTGCGGTGGCGGCCGGACCGGGAGGCGCGGGCACCTGAGACGGCCCGCAGCCCCAAGGAGGCGGGCTGA
- a CDS encoding ABC transporter permease: MSARSEPGPWTWPVTMGWEDVCTGLSPVGTRGDLVGYTRRLWAWRHFIWEDARARALASQRGTVLGNTWLVVRPMLDASVFFVVFGLLLDTSSGIDNYVAYLIIGVTLFQPMQRAVTAGSQVMVSGRNLLRSFSFPRAALPLSFTVRGAIDLLPPLAAVAVLIILLPPHAAPGWTWLLTVPVFVLQQALCLGLTLVAACLTTALPDLRNLWGFATRFWYFASGVFFSFETILGSSQALALVELNPGYLVLRLYRTCLLDGQVPSLRLWALLAVWSLGLSAVGYVLFWWREESYGRER; this comes from the coding sequence GTGAGCGCGCGCAGCGAGCCCGGGCCCTGGACCTGGCCGGTCACCATGGGCTGGGAGGACGTGTGCACAGGGCTCAGCCCGGTGGGGACGCGCGGGGACCTCGTGGGCTACACCCGGCGCCTGTGGGCCTGGCGGCACTTCATCTGGGAGGACGCCAGGGCCAGGGCGCTGGCCAGCCAGCGCGGCACGGTCCTGGGCAACACCTGGCTCGTGGTCCGCCCGATGCTCGACGCCTCGGTGTTCTTCGTCGTCTTCGGGCTGCTGCTGGACACGAGCAGCGGCATCGACAACTACGTCGCCTACCTCATCATCGGCGTCACGCTCTTCCAGCCCATGCAGCGGGCGGTGACGGCGGGATCCCAGGTCATGGTCTCGGGACGCAACCTCCTGCGCAGCTTCAGCTTCCCGCGGGCCGCCCTGCCCCTGTCCTTCACGGTGCGCGGGGCCATCGACCTGCTCCCGCCCCTGGCGGCCGTGGCCGTGCTCATCATCCTCCTGCCGCCCCACGCTGCCCCGGGGTGGACCTGGCTGCTCACCGTGCCTGTCTTCGTCCTCCAGCAGGCGCTGTGCCTGGGCCTGACGCTCGTGGCGGCCTGCCTGACCACCGCCCTGCCGGACCTGAGGAACCTGTGGGGCTTCGCCACGAGGTTCTGGTACTTCGCCTCGGGGGTGTTCTTCTCCTTCGAGACCATCCTGGGCTCCAGCCAGGCGCTGGCCCTGGTCGAGCTCAACCCGGGCTACCTCGTGCTGCGGCTCTACCGGACCTGCCTGCTCGACGGTCAGGTGCCCTCCCTGCGCCTGTGGGCGCTGCTGGCCGTGTGGTCCCTGGGCCTGAGCGCGGTCGGCTACGTCCTGTTCTGGTGGAGGGAGGAGTCATATGGCCGGGAGCGCTGA